Proteins from a genomic interval of Inediibacterium massiliense:
- a CDS encoding pyocin knob domain-containing protein translates to MAENKIRIEDHNGNVYYPQTKSDVVFMKNGRTVEDAIIMHQGENKQLKEKLNGVDKQLNGIATYFETDTINPIYRFSNDYDDPNNTTRSFIVTKHANSPVPNSFCYIVTLTRDKGNKFGTKKQTAFVYGTSDIFIRYGRTNPQWGGNYSWSSWKRILTQDDYDQLFQSASNGKTEIATAITGMGQNASGSEVFSVLANKIKDISKDATARANDVLNGKTFYQGGKKQTGVMPNHNAFTINPTTFNQIIPKGYHNGSGIVKGESNLRPENIKQGVNIFGINGNFIGGVELKNIQSGSTYVYRSRVTVPISSVDLSKSFIIISGKRDKSPYLGIGINVKLYHNKLELEGTQAGNALVGWSVLEFKRGISVQHGRSSHGKVNISPINIERSFIPPIQFDMAYKFNSNTQIEMIKSTDRYPDGNDFDWQVVSLI, encoded by the coding sequence ATGGCTGAAAATAAGATAAGAATAGAGGATCACAATGGAAATGTATATTATCCTCAAACTAAATCTGATGTAGTTTTTATGAAAAATGGAAGAACTGTAGAAGATGCAATTATTATGCACCAAGGTGAAAATAAACAATTAAAAGAAAAATTAAATGGTGTAGATAAACAGTTAAATGGTATAGCTACTTATTTTGAAACAGATACCATAAATCCAATCTATAGATTTAGTAATGATTATGATGATCCTAATAATACCACAAGGAGCTTTATAGTAACAAAGCATGCAAACTCTCCAGTTCCAAATAGTTTTTGTTATATTGTTACACTGACTAGGGATAAGGGGAACAAATTTGGAACAAAAAAACAAACAGCTTTTGTTTATGGTACTTCTGATATTTTTATACGGTATGGAAGAACAAATCCTCAATGGGGGGGAAATTATTCATGGAGTTCGTGGAAAAGAATACTAACACAAGATGATTACGATCAACTTTTTCAATCTGCCAGTAATGGAAAAACAGAAATCGCTACCGCTATTACTGGCATGGGACAAAATGCAAGTGGAAGCGAGGTATTTAGTGTATTAGCAAATAAAATAAAAGACATTTCTAAAGATGCGACAGCAAGGGCAAATGATGTTTTAAATGGAAAAACTTTTTATCAAGGTGGGAAAAAGCAAACAGGTGTTATGCCTAATCACAATGCATTTACTATTAACCCTACAACTTTTAATCAAATAATACCAAAAGGGTATCATAATGGTTCTGGTATAGTAAAAGGAGAATCCAATTTAAGACCTGAAAATATAAAACAGGGAGTAAATATTTTTGGTATTAATGGAAACTTTATTGGAGGTGTAGAATTAAAAAATATACAAAGTGGTTCTACTTATGTTTATAGAAGTAGAGTAACTGTTCCAATATCTTCAGTAGATTTATCAAAATCATTCATAATAATTAGTGGTAAAAGAGACAAGAGTCCATATTTAGGAATAGGAATTAATGTTAAACTTTATCACAATAAATTAGAATTGGAAGGAACACAAGCAGGAAATGCACTTGTAGGATGGAGTGTGTTAGAATTTAAAAGAGGTATAAGTGTTCAACATGGTCGTTCTTCTCATGGAAAGGTAAACATATCTCCTATAAATATAGAGAGAAGTTTTATCCCACCAATACAATTTGATATGGCATATAAATTTAATAGCAATACTCAAATAGAAATGATTAAAAGTACAGACAGGTACCCTGATGGAAATGATTTTGATTGGCAAGTAGTTAGTTTAATCTAA
- a CDS encoding YcbK family protein encodes MFNVVSNMNVSKNFKLSEFVCKEGKNEVIYDYRLIRLLQEMRDKIGRPMIINSGYRSPSYNKKVGGSPRSQHVLGKAVDIRVNGFSPEEIAKIATKMGFTGIGVYKKFTHLDVRDHPHSRGYSYWDMR; translated from the coding sequence ATGTTTAATGTTGTATCAAATATGAATGTATCTAAAAATTTCAAACTCTCTGAGTTTGTATGTAAAGAAGGAAAAAATGAAGTTATATATGATTACAGACTTATAAGACTCCTTCAAGAAATGAGAGACAAAATAGGAAGACCTATGATCATCAATTCTGGGTATCGTTCCCCTTCTTATAATAAAAAAGTAGGAGGTTCTCCAAGAAGTCAGCATGTATTGGGAAAAGCTGTAGATATTAGAGTAAACGGATTTTCTCCAGAAGAGATTGCAAAGATTGCAACCAAGATGGGTTTTACAGGAATAGGAGTGTATAAGAAATTTACTCACTTAGATGTACGAGATCATCCACACAGTAGAGGATATTCTTATTGGGATATGAGATAG
- a CDS encoding spore coat protein has protein sequence MQEKDMVNDVLSMINSSITGYANVITQASNPQFRQAVQQMRNNCETFQYNLYKTAEQKGYYQPAAPANQNDIQQIKSQFNA, from the coding sequence ATGCAAGAAAAAGATATGGTAAATGACGTATTGTCTATGATCAATAGCAGTATTACAGGTTATGCCAATGTAATTACACAAGCATCCAATCCTCAGTTTCGTCAAGCTGTTCAACAAATGAGAAATAACTGCGAAACATTCCAATACAACCTTTATAAGACTGCTGAGCAAAAGGGTTATTATCAACCTGCTGCACCAGCAAATCAAAATGATATTCAACAAATCAAATCTCAATTTAATGCATAG
- a CDS encoding phage holin family protein, with protein MDIKNSINMIIVGLGTGMSILIGEWNRIIHILVILIIMDYITGLMKGYKNKEISSEMGHKGLLKKAAIFIVIILAHQLDLAVASQNPVFRTMTIYFYIANEGISITENIAGLGVPLPAFIVKVLKKMKEKNNEMED; from the coding sequence ATGGATATAAAAAATAGTATAAATATGATCATAGTAGGTTTAGGGACTGGTATGAGCATATTGATAGGAGAGTGGAATAGAATTATTCATATTTTAGTAATATTGATTATAATGGATTATATAACAGGTTTAATGAAAGGATATAAAAACAAAGAAATATCCAGTGAGATGGGACACAAGGGGCTGCTTAAAAAGGCGGCTATTTTTATTGTCATTATTCTTGCTCATCAGCTAGATTTGGCAGTCGCATCACAAAATCCTGTCTTTAGAACCATGACCATTTATTTTTATATAGCAAATGAAGGTATATCCATTACAGAAAATATTGCAGGCTTAGGAGTTCCTTTGCCTGCTTTTATTGTAAAGGTACTCAAAAAAATGAAAGAAAAAAATAATGAAATGGAGGACTAA
- a CDS encoding baseplate J/gp47 family protein: protein MLEDKEVIQDRMIKNVSNIYDRSEGSFFYDALKPVAIELEYMKKDMKNLEDKLEIKNLKETELEQRVYEKTGIKRKLATQATGYVTIIGKKGAKICINDKVSSDTVDFIVQEDKTIDDKGQVEVWVKCEVYGIIGNVPAEAIRYFPVTLNGIKKVINPKEFTNGYDAESDEELLQRYYERIRTPATSGNKYHYLNWAKEVTGVGDARVIPLPNNQPNTVKVVVIDKEKKPNIELAKEVQEYIDPGSKGLGEGKAPIGAFCKVVSAEPVLLNISFHLTEKDTAILQEVIQKDVEENIKLYLKEIAFRENKVSYNKIASIVLDSKGILDFSDLTINNEKKNIMIHEEAVPVLGGVIIA, encoded by the coding sequence ATGCTAGAGGATAAAGAAGTGATACAAGATAGAATGATTAAAAATGTATCTAATATTTATGATCGATCAGAAGGGTCTTTTTTTTATGATGCCCTAAAGCCTGTTGCCATTGAGCTAGAGTATATGAAAAAGGATATGAAAAATTTAGAAGATAAATTAGAAATCAAAAACTTAAAAGAAACAGAATTAGAGCAAAGGGTATATGAGAAAACAGGAATCAAAAGGAAACTAGCCACTCAAGCTACAGGCTATGTAACAATTATAGGAAAAAAAGGAGCGAAGATTTGTATAAATGATAAAGTCTCTAGTGATACAGTAGATTTTATCGTACAAGAAGATAAAACTATAGATGATAAAGGACAAGTAGAGGTATGGGTAAAGTGTGAAGTATATGGAATCATAGGGAACGTTCCAGCAGAAGCCATTAGATATTTTCCTGTGACTCTTAATGGTATTAAAAAGGTAATAAATCCAAAAGAGTTTACAAATGGTTATGATGCAGAAAGTGATGAAGAGCTTTTACAAAGATACTATGAGCGTATTCGAACTCCTGCCACATCAGGAAATAAATACCATTATCTCAATTGGGCAAAGGAAGTAACAGGAGTAGGAGATGCAAGGGTTATACCTCTACCTAATAATCAGCCGAATACGGTAAAGGTAGTAGTTATTGATAAAGAGAAAAAACCAAATATAGAGCTTGCTAAAGAAGTACAAGAATATATTGATCCTGGATCCAAAGGATTAGGGGAAGGCAAAGCTCCTATTGGAGCCTTTTGTAAAGTAGTAAGTGCAGAGCCTGTACTTTTAAATATATCCTTTCATCTTACAGAGAAAGATACTGCTATTTTACAAGAAGTGATTCAAAAAGATGTAGAGGAAAATATAAAATTATATTTAAAAGAAATTGCCTTTAGAGAAAACAAGGTTAGTTACAATAAGATTGCAAGTATTGTATTAGATTCAAAAGGGATACTGGATTTTTCTGATTTGACTATCAATAATGAAAAGAAAAATATCATGATTCATGAAGAGGCAGTTCCAGTGCTAGGAGGGGTTATCATTGCTTAA
- a CDS encoding calcium/sodium antiporter: MTYILLLLGFVFLIKGADYFVDAASNVAKILRISPIVIGLTIVAFGTSSPEAAVSIKAALNQNSGISLGNVVGSNMINMTFILGITAMIRPLTVAKETIRKEIPFTLLSSILLLVLMMDQRFQMNIKNQLTRGDGLVLLSFFIIFLYYILEVAANSLEKNEAEEDIQIGSMKKNIFIGLGGLGAIILGGEFVVRSSTKIAIDLGLSETLVGLTIAAIGTSLPEMITSITAAIKKQSDIAVGNIIGSNIFNIVFILGASSTVSTMAIDSTIFTDVILMIVGTILLFIFSKTQYELSRKEGFVLFASYIAYVVYIIIRN; encoded by the coding sequence ATGACTTATATTTTATTGTTATTAGGTTTTGTGTTTTTGATTAAAGGAGCAGATTATTTTGTAGATGCAGCTTCTAATGTGGCAAAAATCCTTAGAATTTCTCCTATTGTTATTGGACTTACTATTGTCGCTTTTGGAACTAGTTCACCGGAAGCTGCAGTAAGCATTAAAGCAGCTTTAAATCAAAACAGTGGGATTTCCCTAGGAAATGTAGTTGGAAGTAATATGATCAATATGACTTTTATTTTAGGAATTACAGCCATGATTCGTCCCCTCACTGTTGCAAAAGAGACAATCCGAAAAGAAATACCCTTTACTTTATTATCTAGTATTCTTCTTTTAGTACTGATGATGGATCAAAGGTTTCAAATGAATATAAAAAACCAACTTACAAGAGGAGATGGATTGGTTTTACTATCTTTTTTTATTATATTTTTATATTACATACTAGAAGTAGCTGCAAATAGTTTAGAAAAAAATGAGGCAGAGGAAGACATTCAAATAGGAAGTATGAAAAAAAATATATTTATTGGTCTAGGTGGTTTGGGAGCTATTATTTTAGGAGGAGAATTTGTAGTGAGAAGTAGTACAAAAATTGCTATAGATCTAGGTCTTAGTGAGACATTAGTAGGACTTACCATTGCAGCTATAGGAACTTCTCTTCCAGAAATGATTACATCCATTACAGCAGCCATTAAAAAACAAAGTGATATTGCAGTTGGAAATATTATAGGAAGTAATATTTTTAATATTGTATTTATACTAGGAGCATCTTCTACTGTTTCTACTATGGCTATTGACTCGACAATATTTACAGATGTTATCTTGATGATTGTAGGTACGATATTACTTTTTATTTTTTCTAAGACCCAATATGAATTATCTAGAAAAGAAGGGTTTGTTTTATTTGCATCTTATATAGCATATGTGGTGTATATTATTATAAGAAATTAA
- a CDS encoding putative phage tail protein gives MLKNRMLKYLPFYEQKSEIFHELMKVQGKELDQITLDLKDLERQLFIETATWTLDIYEKELGIQTDRDKTYEDRRSTIKSKWRGTGKVDRNLIKLVADAYTNGDVEVTFDGRINIIFTSVYGVPPNIEDLKNAIEEIKPAHLEILYEFLYITWLQMRQTTWGKVKKMNWKEVRTRKVIGCQS, from the coding sequence TTGCTTAAAAATAGAATGTTAAAATATTTACCCTTTTATGAGCAAAAATCAGAGATATTTCATGAACTCATGAAAGTACAAGGAAAAGAATTAGATCAAATCACATTAGATTTAAAGGATTTAGAAAGACAATTATTTATAGAGACAGCTACTTGGACACTAGATATATATGAAAAAGAGCTTGGAATTCAAACAGATAGAGATAAAACCTATGAAGATAGAAGGAGCACTATAAAGTCCAAATGGAGAGGAACAGGCAAAGTAGATAGAAATCTTATCAAATTAGTAGCAGATGCTTATACAAATGGAGATGTGGAGGTTACTTTTGATGGCAGGATCAATATTATATTTACTAGTGTTTATGGAGTGCCTCCGAATATAGAGGATTTAAAAAATGCTATTGAAGAAATTAAACCTGCACATCTAGAAATATTATATGAATTTCTTTATATTACATGGTTACAAATGAGACAGACAACTTGGGGAAAGGTAAAGAAGATGAATTGGAAAGAAGTGAGAACAAGGAAGGTGATAGGATGCCAGAGCTAA
- a CDS encoding lysophospholipid acyltransferase family protein has protein sequence MFKTIYVGIYIVLYMLVLFPKLWKINNLEKEGKIEEMNHLLHKIASKWGKATVNITGSEILVSGLENIPEGPVLFVGNHQGYFDIPILYSSIPKPISFVAKIELGNIPVFGAWMRKQRCIFIDRENPRQSLKAIQEGIKSLKGGHSMVIFPEGTRSKSSQMNEFKKGSLKMATKAKVPIVPITIDGSYKILEENKNRIKASQVKLTISKPIYTENLSKEEENELSEKIYKIIQSNLN, from the coding sequence ATGTTTAAAACTATATATGTAGGAATTTATATTGTATTATATATGCTTGTTTTATTTCCTAAACTTTGGAAAATTAACAATCTAGAAAAAGAAGGAAAAATAGAAGAAATGAATCATCTTCTTCACAAAATAGCCTCTAAGTGGGGAAAAGCTACGGTAAATATTACAGGTTCGGAGATTTTAGTATCAGGTCTTGAAAATATTCCAGAAGGTCCTGTATTGTTTGTTGGAAATCATCAAGGATATTTTGATATTCCTATATTATATTCATCTATTCCAAAGCCTATATCCTTTGTTGCAAAAATAGAGCTTGGAAATATCCCTGTCTTTGGAGCATGGATGAGAAAACAAAGATGTATCTTTATTGATCGAGAAAACCCAAGACAATCTCTAAAAGCCATTCAAGAAGGAATCAAATCATTAAAAGGCGGTCATTCTATGGTTATTTTCCCAGAAGGAACAAGAAGTAAAAGTTCTCAAATGAATGAATTTAAAAAGGGAAGTTTAAAAATGGCTACCAAAGCAAAGGTTCCTATTGTTCCTATCACTATCGATGGTTCTTATAAGATATTAGAAGAAAACAAAAATAGAATCAAAGCATCTCAAGTAAAATTAACAATTTCAAAACCTATCTATACAGAAAATCTTTCTAAAGAAGAAGAAAATGAATTAAGTGAAAAAATATATAAAATTATTCAAAGTAATTTGAATTAA
- a CDS encoding collagen-like protein: MAKSKVRVQLLDEKTGAILEEVDVLTGADCVTFDDGETFQQKLNAGKLTGPKGATGSQGPKGDKGDQGPKGDTGAKGATGERGPQGPKGDKGDQGIQGPKGDTGAKGATGERGPQGPKGDKGDQGIQGPKGDTGAKGATGERGPQGPKGDKGNPGDHVKFGTAVSNAKEVKLFFKKM; this comes from the coding sequence ATGGCTAAAAGTAAAGTAAGAGTACAATTGTTAGATGAAAAGACAGGGGCGATTTTGGAGGAAGTAGATGTTTTGACTGGTGCAGATTGTGTAACTTTTGACGATGGTGAAACATTTCAACAGAAATTAAATGCTGGCAAGTTAACTGGTCCCAAAGGAGCAACTGGATCACAAGGTCCGAAAGGAGATAAAGGAGATCAAGGACCTAAGGGGGATACTGGAGCAAAAGGAGCCACAGGAGAGAGAGGACCACAAGGCCCCAAAGGAGATAAGGGAGATCAAGGAATTCAAGGACCGAAGGGGGATACTGGAGCAAAAGGAGCTACAGGGGAGAGAGGACCACAAGGTCCCAAAGGAGATAAGGGAGATCAAGGCATTCAAGGACCTAAGGGGGATACTGGAGCAAAAGGAGCCACAGGGGAGAGAGGACCACAAGGACCTAAAGGAGACAAAGGAAATCCTGGCGATCATGTTAAATTTGGCACAGCTGTATCAAATGCAAAAGAAGTAAAATTGTTTTTTAAAAAGATGTAA